In Roseofilum casamattae BLCC-M143, a single window of DNA contains:
- a CDS encoding DUF3067 family protein produces the protein MTGEELHQLLLDKWGCSYDVQVRKSQGKILVQIMWKYLQQASFPLSPDEYMAHLNTIALYINGWGATEQLTSYIAQTQDRPRLGRALTLIVDLGDRSSEWMVDDR, from the coding sequence GTGACTGGAGAAGAATTACATCAATTGCTACTGGACAAATGGGGCTGTTCTTACGACGTGCAAGTGCGCAAGAGCCAAGGGAAGATCTTAGTCCAAATCATGTGGAAGTATTTGCAGCAGGCTTCGTTTCCTTTATCTCCTGACGAATATATGGCTCATTTGAATACGATCGCCCTCTACATCAACGGTTGGGGTGCTACGGAACAGCTAACGTCATATATCGCACAAACTCAAGACCGGCCGCGATTGGGGAGAGCGCTGACTCTGATCGTGGATTTAGGCGATCGCAGCTCCGAATGGATGGTTGACGATCGCTAG
- the petA gene encoding cytochrome f, with protein sequence MKYCSVLAMWHKGRQMLTRLALVAIASLVLFATGDVLYPQSAAAYPFWAQQTAPLTPREATGRIVCANCHLAAKPTEVEVPQAVLPDTVFKAVVKIPYDTDVQQVLGDGSKGGLNVGAVIMLPEGFKIAPEDRLTEELKEETEGVYYQTYTEDQDNVIIVGPLAGDEHQEIVFPVLSPDPNTDQSINYGKYAVHVGGNRGRGQVYPTGDNSNNNVYTASAAGTVSAISPLEYGGYEVTIQPAEGDAVVESIPAGLDVIVSEGQEVAAAEALTNNPNVGGFGQADTEIVLQSATRIQGLIAFLVLVMTTQIFLVLKKKQFEKVQAAEMNF encoded by the coding sequence ATGAAATACTGTTCTGTTTTAGCAATGTGGCATAAGGGTCGGCAAATGTTGACCCGGTTAGCGTTAGTGGCGATCGCTAGCTTAGTTTTGTTCGCGACGGGAGATGTGCTCTATCCCCAGTCCGCAGCAGCTTACCCATTTTGGGCCCAACAAACTGCCCCCCTAACCCCTCGCGAGGCAACCGGACGCATTGTTTGCGCCAACTGCCATCTAGCCGCCAAACCGACTGAAGTTGAAGTTCCCCAAGCCGTTCTCCCGGACACCGTGTTTAAAGCGGTGGTAAAAATTCCCTACGATACCGACGTACAACAAGTGTTGGGCGATGGTAGTAAAGGCGGTCTGAATGTGGGTGCGGTAATCATGCTCCCCGAAGGCTTTAAAATTGCTCCCGAGGATCGACTGACGGAAGAGCTGAAGGAAGAAACGGAAGGCGTTTACTACCAAACCTATACCGAAGACCAAGATAATGTAATTATTGTCGGTCCTTTAGCCGGTGACGAGCATCAAGAAATTGTCTTCCCCGTCCTTTCTCCCGATCCGAATACGGACCAATCAATTAACTACGGTAAGTATGCCGTACACGTTGGCGGAAACCGAGGTCGCGGTCAAGTCTATCCGACTGGAGACAATAGCAATAATAATGTTTATACCGCTTCTGCTGCTGGCACAGTTTCCGCGATTAGTCCTTTGGAATACGGCGGATATGAAGTAACCATTCAACCAGCGGAAGGAGATGCTGTGGTAGAGAGCATTCCGGCTGGGTTGGATGTGATTGTTTCGGAAGGGCAAGAGGTTGCGGCTGCTGAAGCTTTAACCAATAATCCGAATGTGGGTGGCTTCGGTCAAGCAGATACGGAAATCGTTCTGCAAAGTGCAACTCGCATTCAAGGTTTAATTGCCTTTTTGGTTCTGGTTATGACTACTCAAATTTTCTTGGTACTGAAGAAGAAACAGTTCGAGAAAGTTCAGGCTGCAGAGATGAATTTCTAA
- a CDS encoding bleomycin hydrolase, which translates to MKSVVTTAIAAADAAGRFPSSSDLESVQGSLSRAAARLEAAEKLSGNVDAVAQEAYDACIKKYPYLNNTGEANSTDVFRAKCLRDIKHYMRLISYCLATGGTGPLDEWGIAGQREVYRALGLPTAPYVEALSFARNRGCAPRDMSAQALVEYNALLDYVINSLS; encoded by the coding sequence ATGAAATCAGTTGTCACCACAGCTATTGCTGCTGCTGATGCTGCTGGACGCTTTCCTAGCAGCTCTGACCTAGAATCCGTTCAAGGTAGCTTAAGCCGCGCTGCTGCTCGTTTAGAAGCAGCTGAAAAGCTCAGCGGAAACGTTGATGCTGTTGCTCAAGAAGCTTATGATGCTTGCATCAAAAAATATCCTTACCTGAACAACACTGGTGAAGCCAACTCCACCGACGTTTTCAGAGCTAAGTGTCTGCGTGACATCAAGCACTACATGCGCCTGATCAGCTACTGCTTGGCTACTGGCGGTACCGGTCCTCTCGATGAGTGGGGAATTGCCGGACAGCGTGAAGTTTACCGTGCTTTAGGTCTGCCCACCGCTCCTTACGTTGAAGCTCTGAGCTTCGCTCGCAACCGCGGTTGTGCTCCTCGCGATATGTCTGCTCAAGCTTTGGTTGAGTACAATGCTCTTCTCGACTATGTAATCAACTCTCTGTCTTAG
- a CDS encoding transposase, which translates to MAVTFSVSCCERFQFHGIFYRLKNGCNWEDLPKDLPSYSTVYWHLISQLGSYSEGRAYVDYYIGNNPTTHPSVVNYSIAGETVLRLQFHVFRKPIATHQICISFALDNNLCFPICN; encoded by the coding sequence ATGGCTGTAACCTTTTCTGTATCTTGTTGTGAGCGTTTTCAGTTCCATGGTATTTTCTATCGTCTCAAGAATGGCTGTAACTGGGAAGACTTACCAAAAGACCTGCCTTCTTACTCAACGGTGTACTGGCATTTAATTTCCCAATTGGGGTCGTATTCTGAAGGGCGAGCATACGTTGACTACTATATCGGAAATAATCCAACCACTCACCCTTCAGTTGTCAATTACTCGATCGCAGGTGAAACTGTTTTAAGATTGCAGTTTCACGTTTTCCGGAAGCCGATCGCAACGCACCAAATCTGCATAAGTTTCGCGCTCGATAATAATCTGTGCTTTCCCATCTGCAACTAA
- a CDS encoding TetR/AcrR family transcriptional regulator: MTIATHSPKPEQQTRTRILDAAQRLFARQGYDGTTTRDLAQAAGVAEGTLFRHFKNKKAILLDIATQGWVDILTDLLTELSEMGSYRDITQVMWRRMVSLHRNGDRMRVCFMEAQFHPELRDRIQEDVIDKMTDVAEAFFETAMKRGVYRKMNPKIVAQVFLGMFVISGFSQTTIIEPDASPESMREMAEGMADIFLHGVLAKEGK; encoded by the coding sequence ATGACTATCGCCACCCATTCCCCCAAACCGGAACAGCAAACTCGCACTCGCATCCTGGATGCGGCGCAACGGTTGTTTGCTCGTCAAGGCTACGATGGCACGACAACGCGAGATCTGGCTCAAGCTGCAGGGGTCGCTGAAGGTACCCTATTTCGGCACTTCAAAAACAAGAAAGCGATCTTGCTCGATATTGCCACCCAAGGTTGGGTTGATATTCTCACCGACCTCTTGACGGAACTGAGCGAGATGGGTAGCTATCGCGATATCACCCAAGTGATGTGGCGGCGGATGGTGAGTTTGCATCGCAATGGCGATCGCATGAGAGTCTGTTTTATGGAGGCTCAGTTTCATCCGGAGTTGCGCGATCGGATTCAAGAGGACGTGATTGATAAAATGACTGATGTAGCCGAAGCGTTCTTTGAAACGGCCATGAAGCGCGGAGTATACCGGAAGATGAATCCGAAAATTGTCGCTCAAGTCTTCCTCGGCATGTTTGTTATTTCTGGGTTTAGTCAAACCACGATTATCGAACCGGATGCTTCCCCGGAGTCCATGCGCGAAATGGCGGAAGGGATGGCGGATATTTTCCTCCACGGCGTTTTGGCTAAAGAGGGGAAATAG
- a CDS encoding HEAT repeat domain-containing protein — MSNEPLFERLKHPNPNLRERAMMELAQKRDETTIPRLIEMVDEENVDYRRAAVKALGVIGPDAVPAIVELLQSHENPTIQASCVKALAQVAVNYEGETFPAEGVEGLKFGLNHPNPVVYLASVMAIGAVGSPMLDVLIETVQTTDNPAVSVAIINAFTSIGDRRAESILATLAADESADPYIRESAESAIPRLQQTIEYRNMKSS; from the coding sequence ATGAGTAACGAACCCTTATTTGAACGGTTAAAACATCCGAACCCCAACTTGCGGGAACGGGCCATGATGGAACTGGCGCAGAAGCGAGATGAAACAACAATTCCCCGCTTAATTGAGATGGTCGATGAAGAAAATGTCGATTATCGCCGGGCTGCAGTCAAAGCATTAGGCGTTATTGGTCCCGATGCAGTTCCAGCAATTGTAGAGTTGTTGCAAAGCCACGAGAATCCAACAATTCAAGCCAGTTGCGTCAAAGCGTTAGCCCAAGTTGCAGTCAATTACGAAGGGGAAACATTTCCCGCAGAAGGTGTTGAAGGTCTTAAATTCGGTCTCAATCATCCCAATCCAGTAGTCTACTTAGCATCAGTGATGGCTATCGGAGCTGTGGGTTCGCCGATGTTAGACGTGCTGATCGAAACCGTACAAACCACAGATAATCCCGCTGTTAGTGTCGCAATTATTAATGCCTTTACTTCCATTGGCGATCGCCGAGCCGAAAGCATCCTCGCCACCTTAGCAGCAGATGAGTCGGCAGATCCCTATATTCGCGAATCTGCCGAAAGCGCTATACCTCGGTTGCAACAAACCATTGAATACCGAAATATGAAAAGTTCGTAG
- a CDS encoding peptidoglycan-binding protein, translated as MESLALTYNFLAYEDTNLAPQLRSCLAISPTLKTATIGLIALGLTASIVGTADGALAMASRGESGLEVEYLQEQLKAAGYFPRGVASTGYFGSITEEALRHYQYDMGLVVDGVAGPQTYASLEGRGSDVATTDNHMVAATALNVRVGAGTSFPVRDVVYYGEPVSVDYINSSGWAKLSDGGWVASNYLAQG; from the coding sequence ATGGAATCCCTAGCTCTCACCTATAATTTTCTAGCTTACGAAGATACCAATCTTGCTCCACAATTGCGCTCTTGTTTGGCCATCTCCCCAACCTTAAAGACAGCAACCATCGGCCTCATCGCGTTAGGTCTGACTGCATCAATCGTTGGTACAGCCGATGGCGCTCTGGCGATGGCCTCAAGAGGAGAATCCGGACTAGAAGTTGAATATCTGCAAGAGCAACTGAAAGCAGCAGGCTACTTCCCCCGTGGAGTTGCTTCTACCGGGTATTTTGGTTCGATTACGGAAGAAGCTCTGCGTCACTACCAGTATGATATGGGACTGGTTGTTGATGGCGTTGCCGGACCGCAAACTTATGCCTCCCTGGAAGGAAGAGGCAGTGATGTTGCCACAACAGACAACCATATGGTTGCAGCTACTGCGCTCAACGTCCGGGTAGGTGCGGGGACTTCGTTTCCCGTCCGGGATGTTGTCTACTATGGCGAACCGGTCTCGGTGGACTATATTAATTCCTCCGGTTGGGCTAAACTGTCCGACGGTGGCTGGGTTGCCAGTAACTACCTTGCCCAGGGCTAA
- a CDS encoding type II toxin-antitoxin system HicB family antitoxin has product MKIKAIIHEAEEGGYWAEVPALPGCVTEGDSREEIIENLQEAIIGWLEVANESARLQQSDRIVEIAV; this is encoded by the coding sequence ATGAAGATTAAAGCCATTATTCACGAAGCTGAAGAGGGCGGATACTGGGCAGAAGTTCCAGCTCTCCCCGGATGTGTTACTGAGGGAGACTCTCGGGAAGAAATCATAGAGAATTTGCAGGAGGCGATTATCGGGTGGTTAGAAGTTGCCAATGAAAGCGCACGGCTCCAACAGAGCGATCGCATTGTGGAAATAGCTGTATGA
- a CDS encoding bleomycin hydrolase has product MLDAFSRAVVTADASTSTLSGEAIGELKSFIAEGNKRLDAVNAIASNASCCVSDAITGMICENQGLIQAGGNCYPNRRMAACLRDGEIVLRYVAYALLAGDASVLEDRCLNGLKETYAALGVPTTSTVRAVQIMKAVCVAHINNTNEMYKGTSKYRTMDTAQGDCSALAAECASYFDRVASALS; this is encoded by the coding sequence ATGCTTGACGCTTTTTCGAGAGCTGTAGTAACAGCAGATGCCAGCACCTCAACCCTATCTGGCGAAGCTATTGGCGAACTGAAATCCTTCATCGCTGAAGGAAACAAGCGCTTAGATGCAGTTAATGCTATCGCTAGCAACGCAAGCTGCTGCGTATCTGATGCAATCACCGGAATGATCTGCGAAAACCAAGGTCTAATCCAAGCTGGTGGTAACTGCTACCCCAACCGTCGCATGGCTGCTTGCCTGCGTGATGGCGAAATCGTTCTACGCTATGTAGCTTATGCGTTGCTCGCTGGTGATGCTTCCGTTCTCGAAGATCGGTGCTTAAACGGTCTGAAAGAAACCTACGCTGCTCTGGGCGTTCCCACCACCTCCACCGTTCGTGCGGTACAAATCATGAAAGCCGTTTGTGTTGCTCACATCAACAACACCAACGAAATGTACAAAGGTACCAGCAAATACCGCACAATGGACACCGCTCAAGGCGATTGCTCCGCTTTAGCTGCTGAGTGTGCTAGCTACTTCGATCGCGTAGCTTCTGCTTTAAGCTAA
- the petC gene encoding cytochrome b6-f complex iron-sulfur subunit gives MTEASVPSDVPSMGRRQFMNLLTFGSATGVALGALYPVVNYMIPPSSGGAGGGVTAKDSAGNDVRASEYLESHPAGDRSLVQGLKGDPTYLVVQQDKTLANYGLNAVCTHLGCVVPWNASENKFICPCHGSQYNAEGKVVRGPAPLSLALAHADVTDDKVILTNWEETDFRTNEDPWWA, from the coding sequence ATGACTGAAGCTTCCGTACCAAGCGATGTTCCCAGCATGGGACGACGGCAATTTATGAACCTATTAACCTTTGGTTCCGCAACCGGAGTAGCTTTGGGCGCTCTGTATCCGGTTGTTAATTATATGATTCCTCCATCGAGTGGCGGTGCTGGAGGCGGCGTAACGGCAAAAGATTCTGCCGGTAACGACGTGCGCGCCAGCGAGTATTTAGAGTCTCATCCCGCCGGCGATCGCTCCTTAGTCCAAGGACTCAAAGGCGATCCGACTTATCTGGTGGTCCAACAAGACAAAACCTTAGCCAACTACGGCCTGAACGCCGTCTGCACCCACTTAGGATGCGTCGTCCCCTGGAATGCCAGCGAGAACAAGTTTATCTGTCCTTGCCACGGCTCCCAGTACAATGCTGAAGGTAAAGTGGTTCGCGGACCGGCGCCCCTGTCTTTAGCCTTAGCTCATGCCGATGTGACCGACGATAAAGTCATCCTCACCAACTGGGAAGAAACTGACTTCCGCACCAACGAAGACCCCTGGTGGGCCTAA